One Mercurialis annua linkage group LG3, ddMerAnnu1.2, whole genome shotgun sequence DNA window includes the following coding sequences:
- the LOC126673696 gene encoding alpha-N-acetylglucosaminidase-like — MDMNFPLLPAISLLLLVFFSTVLSVAQSSTIGVGYISRLLEIQERERAPPSVQVAAAYGVLNRLIPSHSFAFQLRIVSKEQCGGESCFIIENYPFVTGSGAPEIVISGVTGVEILAGLHWYLKYWCGSHISWDKTGGAQLDSIPKLGFLPRVRHGGVLVQRPVPWNYYQNAVTSSYTFAWWDWKRWEKEIDWMALQGINLPLAFTGQEAIWQKVFKKYNISNVNLDDFFGGPAFLAWSRMGNLHRWGGPLPQSWFDQQLILQKKILTRMYQLGMNPVLPAFSGNVPAALKNIFPSAKIARLGNWFSVKTDHRWCCTYLLDATDPLFIEIGSAFIEEQLKEYGSSSHIYNCDTFDENTPPLDDPEYISALGAAVFKGMQNGDRDAVWLMQGWLFSYDPFWRPPQMKALLHSVPVGRLVVLDLFAEVKPIWSASNQFYGVPYIWCMLHNFAGNLEMYGILDSVASGPVEARTSENSTMVGVGMSMEGIEQNPIVYDLMSEMAFQHKKVDVKVWIDLYSTRRYGQSVPLIQDAWIILYHTIYNCTDGAYDKNRDVIVAFPDIDPFSISVRKNRHHYNGKPVSRRAVLKENSNSYDHPHIWYSTSEVLHALELFILCGEELSGSSTYRYDLVDLTRQVLAKYANELFLKIIESYRSGDGYEVANRSQKFLDLVEDMDILLGCHEGFLLGPWLESAKQLAQDEEQERQFEWNARTQITMWFDNTEDEASLLRDYGNKYWSGLLRDYYGPRAAIYFKYLIKSLENGHGFALNDWRREWIKLTNDWQNSRKKFAVTSNGNAVTIAKWLYSKYLRSPDTYDH; from the exons ATGGATATGAATTTTCCTCTGCTTCCCGCTATTTCGCTCTTATTGCTGGTGTTTTTCAGTACTGTACTCTCCGTTGCTCAGTCTTCAACGATCGGCGTCGGTTACATTTCGCGCCTTCTCGAGATTCAAGAACGCGAGCGAGCTCCTCCGTCAGTACAAGTAGCTGCAGCTTATGGAGTTCTTAATCGGTTGATTCCTTCTCATTCTTTTGCTTTCCAGTTACGGATTGTCTCCAAG gaGCAATGTGGTGGGGAATcttgttttataattgaaaattatccGTTCGTAACTGGCTCTGGTGCTCCTGAAATTGT AATTTCTGGGGTGACTGGAGTGGAAATCTTGGCTGGTTTGCATTGGTATTTGAAGTATTGGTGTGGTTCCCACATATCTTGGGATAAAACTGGTGGTGCGCAACTTGATTCGATACCTAAATTAGGTTTTCTTCCTCGTGTTCGACATGGCGGTGTGTTGGTTCAAAGACCTGTTCCTTGGAATTATTATCAGAATGCTGTTACATCTAGTT ACACCTTTGCATGGTGGGACTGGAAAAGATGGGAAAAAGAAATTGATTGGATGGCTCTTCAAGGAATCAACCTGCCATTAGCCTTCACCGGGCAAGAGGCTATTTGGCAAAAAGTTTTTAAG AAATATAACATAAGCAATGTGAACTTGGATGATTTCTTTGGGGGTCCTGCATTTCTTGCCTGGTCACGTATGGGTAATTTGCATAG GTGGGGCGGACCATTGCCACAGAGTTGGTTTGATCAACAATTGATTCTGCAGAAGAAAATTCTTACAAGAATGTATCAACTTGGAATGAATCCAG TCCTTCCAGCCTTCTCTGGAAATGTTCCTGCAGCACTGAAAAATATATTTCCTTCAGCAAAGATAGCACGCTTAGGAAATTG GTTTTCAGTCAAGACTGACCATAGATGGTGCTGCACCTATCTTCTTGATGCAACAGATCCTTTGTTCATTGAGATTGGAAGTGCATTTATTGAGGAGCAACTGAAAG AATATGGAAGCTCAAGCCACATATACAACTG CGACACATTTGATGAGAATACACCACCTCTTGACGACCCAGAGTACATTTCAGCATTAGGTGCAGCAGTCTTTAAGGGAATGCAAAATGGTGATAGGGATGCTGTCTGGTTGATGCAG GGTTGGCTGTTCTCTTATGATCCTTTCTGGAGACCTCCACAAATGAAG GCACTTTTACATTCCGTTCCAGTGGGAAGATTGGTGGTTCTCGATCTGTTTGCTGAAGTGAAACCCATATGGAGTGCATCAAATCAGTTTTACGGTGTTCCTTACATCTG GTGTATGCTGCACAACTTTGCAGGAAACTTGGAGATGTATGGGATTTTAGATTCAGTAGCTTCTGGACCAGTTGAAGCCCGCACAAGTGAAAACTCCACAATG GTTGGTGTGGGAATGTCGATGGAAGGTATAGAACAGAACCCCATTGTGTATGATCTCATGTCTGAAATGGCATTTCAACATAAGAAAGTTGATGTCAAG GTATGGATTGATCTATATTCAACAAGGCGCTATGGTCAATCAGTTCCTTTAATACAAGATGCGTGGATTATATTGTATCACACAATTTACAATTGCACTGATGGTGCCTAT GACAAAAACAGGGATGTAATAGTAGCATTCCCCGACATTGATCCATTCTCAATCTCAGTACGAAAGAATAGGCATCACTACAACGGCAAACCAGTGTCTAGAAGGGCGGTCTTAAAAGAAAATTCTAATTCATATGATCATCCTCACATATGGTACTCGACTTCTGAAGTTTTGCATGCATTAGAACTTTTCATTTTATGCGGGGAGGAACTATCAGGAAGCAGCACTTACCG TTATGACTTAGTTGACCTGACAAGACAAGTCTTGGCAAAATATGCAAATGAGCTGTTCTTGAAGATCATAGAATCCTACCGATCAGGCGATGGCTATGAAGTTGCTAATCGAAGTCAGAAGTTCCTCGATCTTGTCGAAGACATGGATATACTCTTAGGATGCCATGAAGGGTTTCTTTTAGGACCTTGGTTAGAAAGTGCGAAGCAACTTGCTCAAGATGAAGAACAAGAAAGACAA TTTGAGTGGAATGCAAGAACTCAAATAACAATGTGGTTCGACAACACAGAGGACGAAGCAAGTCTTCTTCGTGATTATG GGAACAAGTACTGGAGCGGTCTTCTGCGAGATTACTACGGCCCTCGAGCAGCTATCTATTTCAAATACTTAATCAAAAGCTTAGAAAACGGACATGGTTTTGCATTAAACGATTGGAGAAGAGAGTGGATAAAGCTCACAAACGACTGGCAGAACAGTAGGAAAAAATTTGCAGTAACGAGTAATGGAAATGCTGTGACCATAGCCAAGTGGCTCTACAGCAAGTACTTGCGCAGCCCAGATACGTATGATCATTAA
- the LOC126671058 gene encoding protein JINGUBANG, translated as MSLNSDSDSSNSHKNVTLKSLSSQPSLQSLPSLTTSNHHYFLSAATRHHCLATLKGHTTYISSLTLAGKFLYSGSSDKEIRSWNRNPLDSSEILTVVAVGKGAVKSLVVSADKLFSAHQDHKIRVWKITNSNDQEKYTHLATLPTLGDRAFKILLPKNQIQIRRHKTCTWVHHVDTVSAIALSSDKSLLYSVSWDRTLKIWRTSDFKCLESVTNAHDDAINAIAVSNDGEVVYTGSADRKIKMWRKLDDQNKNKNKHCLVATLEKHKSGINALALSSDGGILYSGASDRSIVVWQKDDDGVGGGGMVAVGALRGHTESILSLVVVCDLVCSGSADKSIRVWKCVDDRNRNYCCLAVLEGHKGPVKCLTATFDCRNESENCYLIYSGSLDCDIKVWQVHVPIEA; from the coding sequence ATGTCACTCAATTCAGATTCTGATTCTAGTAATAGTCATAAAAATGTAACCCTAAAATCGCTTTCTTCACAGCCAAGTCTCCAGTCACTTCCTTCCCTCACCACTTCCAACCACCACTACTTCCTTTCCGCCGCCACCCGCCACCACTGCCTCGCCACCCTCAAGGGCCACACCACTTACATCTCTTCTCTAACCCTAGCCGGAAAGTTCCTCTACAGTGGCTCCTCCGACAAGGAAATCCGGTCTTGGAACCGAAATCCTTTAGACTCCTCAGAAATACTCACCGTTGTAGCTGTGGGGAAAGGTGCAGTGAAATCCTTAGTAGTTTCAGCTGATAAATTATTTAGTGCTCATCAAGATCACAAAATCCGAGTCTGGAAGATTACTAATAGCAACGATCAAGAAAAATACACCCATTTAGCTACACTTCCTACACTCGGTGACCGTGCTTTCAAGATTTTACTACCGAAGAATCAAATTCAGATCAGAAGGCATAAAACATGCACATGGGTTCATCATGTCGATACGGTATCAGCAATCGCCCTGTCGAGCGATAAATCTCTTCTCTACTCCGTTTCGTGGGATCGAACACTCAAGATTTGGAGAACGAGCGACTTCAAATGCTTGGAGTCCGTAACAAACGCACACGATGATGCTATAAACGCGATAGCAGTATCAAACGACGGAGAAGTAGTTTATACAGGCTCAGCTGACCGGAAAATAAAAATGTGGAGAAAATTAGACGATCAGAATAAGAATAAGAATAAACATTGTCTGGTGGCTACATTGGAAAAACACAAGTCGGGAATCAATGCGCTAGCGCTAAGTAGCGACGGGGGAATATTATATTCGGGGGCTTCTGACAGATCGATAGTGGTGTGGCAGAAGGACGACGATGGCGTCGGGGGAGGCGGTATGGTGGCTGTGGGGGCTCTTAGAGGGCATACAGAGTCAATACTGAGTCTAGTGGTTGTGTGTGATTTGGTGTGTAGTGGCTCTGCGGACAAAAGTATAAGAGTGTGGAAATGTGTTGATGATAGGAACAGAAATTACTGTTGTTTAGCAGTTTTGGAAGGGCATAAAGGGCCTGTGAAGTGCTTAACAGCAACATTTGACTGTCGGAATGAATCTGAAAACTGTTACCTAATTTACAGTGGGAGTTTAGATTGTGATATTAAGGTTTGGCAAGTTCATGTCCCTATAGAGGCATAG